A single genomic interval of Ramlibacter pinisoli harbors:
- a CDS encoding UTRA domain-containing protein: MTVSRAPAPSPAPSPAPSPAPSPAPSPAPTPATALGQSRYGGVASALRERILAGEWAPGEAIHAEAALAQSYGVALGTIRQALSLLVEDGLLERRHGKGTFVSPGLSGASMLRFFRFRTPGTLAEAPTSRIASRRLRRADANEATVFGLDAQGQVLQLERVRSIAAAPCLLETIVLPLPLFTPLADTDPQDWGDLLYPLYQQRCGVLVHQAEDHLSFAQLTAAQAQRLQLEPGHPCVVVRRTARDRTGRCVELRTTRGDAFAFEYTAQVR; encoded by the coding sequence GTGACCGTCTCCCGCGCGCCCGCGCCCTCCCCCGCGCCCTCCCCCGCGCCCTCCCCCGCGCCCTCCCCCGCGCCCTCCCCCGCGCCCACCCCCGCGACGGCGCTCGGCCAGAGCCGCTACGGCGGCGTCGCGTCGGCCCTGCGCGAGCGGATCCTGGCCGGCGAGTGGGCGCCGGGCGAGGCGATCCACGCCGAGGCGGCGCTGGCCCAGAGCTATGGCGTCGCGCTCGGGACCATCCGCCAGGCGCTCTCGCTGCTGGTGGAGGACGGCCTGCTGGAACGGCGCCACGGCAAGGGGACCTTCGTGTCGCCGGGCCTGTCCGGTGCATCGATGCTGCGGTTCTTCCGCTTCCGCACGCCCGGCACGCTGGCCGAAGCGCCGACCTCGCGGATCGCGTCGCGCCGCCTGCGGCGCGCCGACGCCAACGAGGCCACTGTCTTCGGGCTGGACGCCCAGGGCCAGGTGCTGCAGCTCGAACGGGTTCGCAGCATCGCGGCGGCGCCCTGCCTGCTCGAGACCATCGTCCTGCCGCTGCCGCTGTTCACACCGCTTGCCGACACCGACCCCCAGGACTGGGGCGACCTGCTGTACCCGCTGTACCAGCAGCGCTGCGGCGTGCTGGTGCACCAGGCCGAGGACCACCTGAGCTTCGCGCAACTGACCGCGGCGCAGGCGCAGCGCCTGCAGCTGGAGCCAGGGCATCCCTGCGTGGTCGTGCGCCGCACGGCCCGCGACCGCACCGGCCGCTGCGTGGAACTTCGCACGACCCGCGGCGACGCGTTCGCCTTCGAATACACGGCCCAGGTGCGCTGA
- a CDS encoding tripartite tricarboxylate transporter substrate binding protein, translating into MSNHPVSRPRRQALGAGVAALVAPGLVLAQGAARTVSLVVSYPPGGGADLVARLIAPVMARSLGQAVIVDNRPGGSGQIAAALVARAAPDGSTLLLDASSFAVNPSLFPKLPYDSQKDFAPLGVVALFPNVLVCTSAFAARSVRDLVRMAKATPGKIAYASSGNGSAQHLAGALFERRAGVDLVHVPYRGGGPALNDVIGGQVPLFFANVASSLGHIESGRLRPLAVTARVRARALPQVPTMEEAGVPGYEVLEWNPLLAPAATPAPVQARLRAALHAAVSDPEVLARIRALSGEPFTDDDPAKVAAFLQRQREQWGTLVRERHITAG; encoded by the coding sequence ATGTCCAACCATCCCGTCAGCAGGCCACGCCGCCAGGCGCTGGGGGCCGGCGTCGCCGCACTGGTCGCGCCGGGCCTCGTCCTGGCACAGGGCGCCGCCCGGACCGTGAGCCTGGTCGTGTCCTATCCGCCCGGCGGCGGCGCCGACCTGGTCGCCCGGCTCATCGCGCCGGTGATGGCCAGGTCGCTCGGGCAGGCCGTCATCGTCGACAACCGGCCCGGCGGCAGCGGCCAGATCGCCGCCGCCCTGGTGGCCCGGGCCGCGCCCGACGGCAGCACCCTGCTGCTGGACGCCTCCTCGTTCGCGGTCAATCCGTCGCTGTTTCCGAAGCTGCCGTACGACAGCCAGAAGGACTTCGCGCCGCTCGGCGTCGTGGCCCTGTTCCCCAACGTGCTGGTCTGCACCTCCGCCTTCGCGGCGCGCAGCGTGCGCGACCTGGTCCGGATGGCCAAGGCCACGCCGGGCAAGATCGCCTATGCCTCCTCGGGCAACGGCTCGGCGCAGCACCTGGCGGGCGCCCTGTTCGAACGCCGCGCCGGCGTCGACCTGGTGCACGTGCCGTACCGGGGCGGCGGCCCGGCGCTCAACGACGTGATCGGCGGCCAGGTGCCGCTGTTCTTCGCCAATGTCGCCTCCTCGCTCGGGCACATCGAGTCGGGCCGGCTGCGGCCGCTCGCGGTGACGGCCAGGGTGCGGGCGCGGGCGCTGCCGCAGGTCCCGACGATGGAGGAAGCGGGCGTGCCGGGCTACGAGGTGCTCGAGTGGAATCCGCTGCTGGCGCCGGCGGCCACGCCGGCTCCCGTGCAGGCGCGCCTGCGGGCCGCCCTGCACGCAGCGGTCAGCGACCCGGAGGTGCTGGCGCGCATCCGCGCCCTCAGCGGTGAACCGTTCACGGACGACGATCCGGCGAAGGTGGCGGCCTTCCTGCAGCGCCAACGCGAGCAGTGGGGCACGCTGGTGCGCGAGCGGCACATCACCGCCGGATGA
- a CDS encoding amidohydrolase family protein, which translates to MTQPPDTGTPADRWDGHVHVFEAAAPTRAGHYAPPPARLDTIERLAADHGIGRLVLVQPSVYGHDNSVLERALRASAGTHRGVAVVAPDVDDATLDHLHRAGVRGVRFNLVSPVGNDAAQLPRLAPRLRALGWHVQWYASRSHLPRIAELQAHTRLTFVLDHLAGWRVDEPASDDSRRALLHLAAAGAWVKLSGWYRLGAAAPYQALVPAIRDVAELFGDRLVWGSDWPHTGQPPQAPPRYASLLQPVREALGERRLAGCLGAARLYA; encoded by the coding sequence ATGACGCAGCCGCCCGACACCGGCACGCCCGCCGACCGGTGGGATGGCCACGTGCACGTCTTCGAGGCGGCCGCGCCGACGCGCGCGGGCCACTATGCACCGCCGCCGGCCCGCCTCGACACCATCGAGCGCCTGGCGGCCGACCATGGCATCGGTCGCCTGGTGCTGGTGCAGCCGAGCGTGTACGGCCACGACAACAGCGTCCTGGAACGGGCGCTGCGCGCCTCGGCCGGGACGCACCGGGGCGTCGCCGTCGTCGCGCCGGACGTGGACGACGCGACGCTCGATCACCTGCACCGGGCCGGCGTGCGCGGCGTCCGCTTCAACCTCGTCTCCCCGGTCGGCAATGACGCCGCGCAACTGCCCCGGCTGGCCCCGCGCCTGCGCGCCCTTGGCTGGCACGTGCAGTGGTACGCCAGCCGGTCGCACCTGCCACGCATTGCCGAGCTGCAGGCCCACACGCGGCTGACCTTCGTGCTCGACCACCTCGCGGGATGGCGGGTCGACGAGCCGGCGTCGGATGACAGCCGGCGCGCCCTGCTTCACCTCGCGGCGGCCGGCGCCTGGGTGAAGCTCTCCGGCTGGTACCGGCTCGGTGCGGCGGCGCCGTACCAGGCGCTCGTGCCAGCAATCCGCGACGTGGCCGAGCTGTTCGGCGATCGCCTGGTGTGGGGGTCCGACTGGCCGCACACGGGACAGCCGCCGCAGGCGCCGCCGCGCTACGCGTCGCTGCTGCAGCCGGTCCGCGAGGCCCTGGGCGAGCGCCGGCTGGCCGGGTGCCTGGGCGCGGCGCGCCTGTACGCCTGA
- a CDS encoding ankyrin repeat domain-containing protein codes for MPSLFDPVSRTPGPQSPAAPDEDTLRLARQVFQCVRAGDVAALQPLLDRGLPPNLRNENGDTLLMLAAYHGWVDVTRALLLAGADPELANDRGQTPLVGAAFKGFTGIVRVLLDHGAQVDGHGPDGRTALMTAAMFNRLDVIEFLLERGARADLRDATGLSAAEAARRMGADDAAERLAQG; via the coding sequence ATGCCGTCGCTCTTCGATCCGGTCTCCCGCACGCCGGGCCCGCAGTCCCCTGCCGCGCCCGACGAGGACACCCTGCGGCTGGCGCGCCAGGTGTTCCAGTGCGTGCGCGCCGGCGACGTCGCGGCGCTGCAGCCGCTGCTGGACCGCGGCCTGCCGCCCAACCTGCGCAACGAGAACGGCGACACCCTGCTGATGCTGGCGGCCTACCACGGCTGGGTGGACGTCACCCGGGCCCTGCTGCTCGCCGGCGCCGACCCCGAACTCGCCAACGACCGCGGCCAGACCCCGCTGGTGGGGGCCGCCTTCAAGGGCTTCACCGGCATCGTGCGCGTGCTGCTCGACCACGGCGCCCAGGTCGACGGCCACGGTCCCGACGGCCGCACCGCGCTGATGACTGCGGCCATGTTCAACCGCCTGGACGTGATCGAGTTCCTGCTCGAACGCGGCGCCCGCGCCGACCTGCGCGATGCCACCGGGCTGTCGGCCGCCGAGGCCGCGCGCCGCATGGGCGCCGACGACGCGGCGGAGCGGTTGGCCCAAGGCTAG